In the Streptomyces sp. BHT-5-2 genome, one interval contains:
- a CDS encoding ABC transporter ATP-binding protein, whose amino-acid sequence MNSNTSPAIELRGASKTFRTPSGGLHTAVRDLDLTVGRGEFVAVVGPTGCGKSTTLTLVSGLDEPTEGEVLVAGEPVRGIGDKVGFVFQQDAVFPWRTVLSNVMAGPRFRGVSKAEARERAREWLARVGLAAFEDRYPHQLSGGQRKRVALAATFVNDPEILLMDEPFSALDVQTRALMSDELLDLWSGTGASVVFVTHDLEESIALADKVVVMTAGPATVKEVFAIDLPRPRRVEAVRLEPRFVEIYREIWSSLGEEVRITRERGAAHVA is encoded by the coding sequence ATGAACAGCAACACGAGCCCCGCCATCGAGCTACGGGGAGCGAGCAAGACCTTCCGCACCCCCTCGGGCGGTCTGCACACCGCTGTCCGGGACCTGGACCTGACCGTCGGCCGCGGCGAGTTCGTCGCCGTGGTCGGGCCCACCGGATGCGGTAAGTCCACGACCCTGACGCTGGTGAGCGGTCTGGACGAGCCCACCGAGGGCGAGGTGCTGGTGGCCGGCGAGCCGGTCCGCGGCATCGGCGACAAGGTCGGCTTCGTCTTCCAGCAGGACGCCGTCTTCCCCTGGCGTACCGTGCTCTCCAACGTCATGGCCGGCCCGCGCTTCCGCGGCGTGTCCAAGGCCGAGGCCAGGGAGCGGGCCCGCGAGTGGCTCGCCCGGGTCGGCCTCGCCGCCTTCGAGGACCGCTACCCGCACCAGCTCTCCGGCGGCCAGCGCAAGCGCGTCGCCCTCGCCGCGACCTTCGTCAACGACCCCGAGATCCTGCTGATGGACGAGCCGTTCTCCGCGCTCGACGTGCAGACCCGGGCCCTGATGTCGGACGAGCTCCTCGACCTGTGGTCCGGCACCGGCGCCTCCGTCGTCTTCGTCACCCACGACCTGGAGGAGTCGATCGCCCTGGCCGACAAGGTCGTGGTGATGACCGCCGGCCCCGCCACCGTCAAGGAGGTCTTCGCCATCGACCTGCCGCGGCCCCGCCGGGTCGAGGCGGTGCGGCTGGAGCCGCGCTTCGTCGAGATCTACCGGGAGATCTGGTCCTCGCTCGGCGAAGAGGTCCGCATCACCCGCGAGAGGGGTGCCGCCCATGTCGCCTGA
- a CDS encoding trypsin-like peptidase domain-containing protein yields MTAYLSQDEIRRLLDTALECGLTDPTVRPLLFDGIMPKYRATLPVLAAPMHQLHSDLARMNAVERLVDGSVPLEIWLRNAVAQTIEAEPLKVLQHALDEVARRAGGEPDVLADLPAPELKEQIVHRDDTVPIGFLHGGDLAGTAVARLKVPPYQDGAPMQPNGFPHAGTGWLIGPALLMTNHHVVNARTGSGAERPLAAPEDLRLQARHTRARFGYDSDAGDLDDSAAEEAEVAELAAADPELDYAVLRLSAAPDRPVLKLARRPLLVADGDCVAVNIIQHPGGQSKRVALRNNLVYEADEQDVRYFTDTRGGSSGSPVLTDDWRVVALHRGTRRVENVLFQGQTTAFVNVGTQMTSVLRHLETHAPDVHAEITAAQGDGRG; encoded by the coding sequence ATGACCGCCTACCTCTCCCAGGACGAGATCCGCCGGCTGCTGGACACCGCGCTGGAGTGCGGGCTGACCGATCCCACCGTCCGCCCGCTGCTGTTCGACGGCATCATGCCCAAGTACCGTGCCACCCTGCCGGTGTTGGCCGCCCCGATGCACCAACTCCACTCCGATCTGGCCCGGATGAACGCCGTGGAACGGCTGGTGGACGGCTCGGTCCCGCTGGAGATCTGGCTGCGCAACGCGGTGGCGCAGACCATCGAGGCCGAGCCGCTGAAGGTCCTCCAGCACGCGCTGGACGAGGTGGCCCGGCGTGCCGGCGGCGAACCCGACGTGCTGGCCGACCTCCCGGCGCCCGAGCTGAAGGAGCAGATCGTCCACCGCGACGACACCGTCCCGATCGGCTTCCTGCACGGCGGCGACCTGGCCGGCACCGCGGTCGCCCGGCTGAAGGTGCCGCCGTACCAGGACGGCGCACCGATGCAGCCCAACGGCTTCCCGCACGCCGGCACCGGCTGGCTGATCGGCCCCGCCCTGCTGATGACCAACCACCATGTGGTCAACGCCCGTACCGGGAGCGGCGCCGAGCGTCCCCTGGCCGCCCCGGAGGACCTGCGGCTCCAGGCCCGGCACACCCGCGCCCGCTTCGGCTACGACAGCGACGCCGGCGACCTCGACGACTCCGCCGCCGAGGAGGCCGAGGTGGCCGAACTCGCCGCCGCCGACCCGGAGCTGGACTACGCGGTGCTGCGGCTGTCCGCCGCGCCCGACCGCCCGGTGCTGAAGCTGGCCCGGCGGCCGCTGCTGGTCGCCGACGGCGACTGTGTGGCGGTCAACATCATCCAGCACCCCGGCGGCCAGTCGAAGCGGGTGGCGCTGCGCAACAACCTGGTCTACGAGGCGGACGAGCAGGACGTCCGCTACTTCACCGACACCCGCGGCGGCTCCTCCGGCTCCCCCGTCCTGACCGACGACTGGCGGGTGGTGGCGCTGCACCGCGGGACCCGGCGGGTGGAGAACGTGCTGTTCCAGGGGCAGACGACCGCGTTCGTCAACGTCGGCACCCAGATGACCAGCGTGCTGCGCCACCTGGAGACCCATGCCCCCGACGTCCACGCCGAGATCACCGCGGCGCAGGGCGACGGACGGGGCTGA
- a CDS encoding serine protease encodes MEKRSRSPVATGPERVFSDLRAVAARVRGQLSWEEPESAVELPADEQPAGQISQYARQERTRVLSAGASGLEKLAEGRADEISDDESFGMEAIVLLEGRPAILVRQHDFPSQQGDWAVLDAHRAAIRDSLARVGRVEVSGHLRLDWLGTGFLVGPETVMTNRHVAVEFARSAGEGWVFQQGLGAALDMGEEYEAGPKPVDGGPSYEVTEVLGIHEDADLALLRIAPYLGGSALPTPLAVAADAPADLPGHPVYCVGYPAWDGRRNEPESMRRIFMDVYNVKRLQPGTTTGLEPEGNVMRHDCSTLGGNSGSPVIDLTDHRVLGLHFGGRYGLGNYAVPLWQLVEDPLLVRGEVNFV; translated from the coding sequence ATGGAAAAGCGGAGCCGATCCCCGGTGGCGACCGGGCCGGAGCGGGTCTTCTCCGATCTGCGCGCGGTGGCGGCGCGGGTGCGGGGCCAACTGTCCTGGGAAGAGCCCGAATCCGCCGTCGAGCTGCCCGCCGACGAACAGCCGGCCGGGCAGATCTCGCAGTACGCCCGGCAGGAGCGCACCCGGGTGCTGTCGGCCGGCGCCAGCGGTCTGGAGAAGCTCGCCGAGGGCCGGGCGGACGAGATCAGCGACGACGAGTCCTTCGGGATGGAGGCGATCGTCCTGCTGGAGGGGCGCCCGGCCATCCTCGTCCGGCAGCACGACTTCCCCTCGCAGCAGGGCGACTGGGCGGTGCTGGACGCCCACCGGGCGGCGATCCGGGACTCGCTGGCCCGAGTCGGCCGGGTGGAGGTCTCCGGGCACCTCAGGCTGGACTGGCTGGGGACGGGCTTCCTGGTCGGGCCCGAGACGGTGATGACCAACCGCCATGTGGCGGTGGAGTTCGCCCGCAGCGCCGGCGAGGGCTGGGTGTTCCAGCAGGGGCTGGGCGCCGCGCTGGACATGGGCGAGGAGTACGAAGCCGGCCCGAAGCCCGTCGACGGCGGGCCTTCCTACGAGGTCACCGAGGTCCTGGGCATCCACGAGGACGCCGATCTCGCCCTGTTGCGGATCGCCCCGTACCTCGGCGGCAGTGCGCTGCCCACTCCCCTGGCGGTGGCCGCGGACGCGCCCGCGGACCTGCCGGGCCACCCCGTCTACTGCGTCGGCTATCCCGCCTGGGACGGCCGTCGCAACGAACCGGAGTCCATGCGCCGGATCTTCATGGACGTCTACAACGTCAAGCGCCTCCAGCCGGGTACGACCACGGGACTGGAGCCGGAAGGGAATGTGATGCGCCACGACTGCTCGACCCTGGGGGGCAACAGCGGCTCCCCGGTCATCGACCTCACCGACCACCGCGTCCTCGGCCTGCACTTCGGCGGCCGGTACGGACTGGGCAACTACGCCGTACCGCTGTGGCAGCTGGTGGAGGATCCGCTGCTGGTGCGGGGGGAGGTCAACTTCGTATGA
- a CDS encoding ABC transporter substrate-binding protein, translating to MRTPLRISAALAATALALTGLTACGGPSGGSAADDKDGRIQIMVGGLDKVIYLPARLTEQLGYFKAEGLHVTLLTEPAGVQATTSLLSGDVQGVVGFYDHTLDLQAKNKQVESVVQLAHAPGEVEVVANKAASEITSAKDFKGKKLGVTGLGSSTDFLTKYLAVKNGVKPEEITPVAVGAGQTFLSAMQQGSIQAGMTTDPTVAQVVDKNIGKVLVDMRTPEGSQQALGGPYPSSSLYMSTDWVNSHKDTVQKLANAFVRTLKWMSTHTAEEIAAKMPSDYAQGGKELYVKAIKDTLPMFTKDGVMPADGPATVERVLKAFNPNLKNATIDLKRTYTTEFVKK from the coding sequence ATGCGCACCCCGCTCAGGATCTCGGCCGCGCTCGCCGCCACCGCGCTCGCCCTCACCGGCCTCACCGCCTGCGGCGGCCCCTCCGGCGGCTCGGCCGCCGACGACAAGGACGGCCGCATCCAGATCATGGTGGGCGGCCTGGACAAGGTCATCTACCTGCCGGCCCGGCTCACCGAGCAGCTCGGCTACTTCAAGGCCGAGGGGCTCCACGTCACCCTGCTCACCGAGCCCGCCGGCGTCCAGGCCACCACCTCCCTGCTCTCCGGCGACGTCCAGGGCGTGGTCGGCTTCTACGACCACACCCTCGACCTCCAGGCCAAGAACAAGCAGGTCGAGTCGGTGGTGCAACTCGCCCACGCGCCCGGCGAGGTGGAGGTGGTCGCCAACAAGGCCGCCTCGGAGATCACCTCCGCCAAGGACTTCAAGGGCAAGAAGCTGGGCGTCACGGGCCTGGGCTCGTCCACCGACTTCCTCACCAAGTACCTGGCGGTCAAGAACGGGGTGAAGCCCGAGGAGATCACCCCGGTCGCGGTCGGCGCCGGCCAGACCTTCCTCTCCGCCATGCAGCAGGGCTCGATCCAGGCCGGGATGACGACCGATCCGACGGTGGCCCAGGTCGTCGACAAGAACATCGGCAAGGTGCTCGTCGACATGCGCACCCCCGAGGGCTCGCAGCAGGCCCTCGGCGGCCCCTACCCGTCGTCCAGCCTCTACATGAGCACCGACTGGGTCAACAGCCACAAGGACACCGTCCAGAAGCTCGCCAACGCCTTCGTCAGGACCCTCAAGTGGATGTCCACCCACACCGCCGAGGAGATCGCCGCGAAGATGCCCTCCGACTACGCGCAGGGCGGCAAGGAGCTGTACGTCAAGGCGATCAAGGACACCCTGCCGATGTTCACCAAGGACGGGGTGATGCCGGCCGACGGACCCGCCACCGTCGAGCGGGTCCTCAAGGCGTTCAACCCCAACCTCAAGAACGCCACGATCGATCTGAAGAGGACCTACACCACGGAGTTCGTGAAGAAGTGA
- a CDS encoding ABC transporter permease codes for MSPETVTAPAAGAKAGVPGERSRARARAARNHRLLVHGTRVALLVGLLGLWELLARAAVIDPFYFSMPSKIWDQITQWAVNGTPQGPLLEQIWYTLYEALLGWVIGVLGGVVFGIALGRIRFLADVLGPFIKVLNALPRIVLAPIFLIWFGLGPASKVASAVVLVFFPVFFNAFQGAREVDRNLVANSRILGAGNRQVTFQVVIPAATSWIFTSLHVSFGFALIGAIVGEYIGATKGLGLLVSASQGTFNAAGVYAAMVILAVVALLAEGVLAFLEKRLFRWKPSDAGDGR; via the coding sequence ATGTCGCCTGAGACCGTCACCGCACCGGCCGCCGGAGCGAAGGCCGGCGTCCCGGGCGAGCGCAGCCGGGCCCGCGCCCGCGCCGCCCGCAACCACAGGCTCCTGGTCCACGGCACCCGGGTCGCCCTCCTGGTCGGGCTGCTCGGCCTGTGGGAGTTGCTGGCCCGCGCGGCTGTCATCGACCCGTTCTACTTCTCCATGCCCTCGAAGATCTGGGACCAGATCACCCAGTGGGCGGTCAACGGCACCCCGCAGGGCCCCCTCCTGGAACAGATCTGGTACACGCTCTACGAGGCGCTCCTCGGCTGGGTCATCGGCGTCCTCGGTGGTGTCGTCTTCGGTATCGCGCTCGGCCGGATCCGTTTCCTCGCCGATGTGCTCGGCCCGTTCATCAAGGTCCTCAACGCCCTGCCGCGGATCGTCCTCGCTCCCATCTTCCTCATCTGGTTCGGCCTCGGACCGGCCTCCAAGGTGGCCTCCGCCGTCGTCCTGGTCTTCTTCCCGGTCTTCTTCAACGCCTTCCAGGGCGCCCGCGAGGTCGACCGCAACCTGGTGGCCAACTCCCGCATCCTGGGCGCCGGCAACCGCCAGGTCACCTTCCAGGTCGTCATCCCCGCCGCCACCTCCTGGATCTTCACCAGCCTGCACGTCAGCTTCGGCTTCGCGCTGATCGGCGCCATCGTCGGCGAGTACATCGGCGCGACCAAGGGCCTGGGCCTGCTGGTCTCGGCCTCCCAGGGCACCTTCAACGCCGCCGGTGTCTACGCCGCCATGGTGATCCTCGCCGTGGTCGCCCTGCTCGCCGAGGGGGTGTTGGCCTTCCTGGAGAAGCGGCTCTTCCGCTGGAAGCCGTCCGACGCCGGCGACGGCCGCTGA